Proteins encoded together in one Dehalogenimonas sp. THU2 window:
- the rplD gene encoding 50S ribosomal protein L4 has product MEIPVYNISGQVVKNITVRDDVFGVPMNDAVVHQAMVAQQANGRQGTSSTKTRSEVAGSTRKLFRQKGTGEARAGSRNSGLRPGGGVMFGPKPRDYSKALPKKMRQLAIRCMLSDKVNTGGLKVVEAIELDTPRTKEIAAILTTLEMTTSAMIATAGADAKVIMAARNLPKVKTTPANQLNVVDLLKYEKLLMTEQALEVVQKLWGSETA; this is encoded by the coding sequence ATGGAAATTCCTGTCTATAACATCAGCGGCCAGGTGGTCAAGAATATCACAGTGCGTGACGACGTTTTCGGCGTACCGATGAACGACGCCGTGGTGCACCAGGCGATGGTTGCCCAGCAAGCTAATGGCCGGCAGGGCACCTCCAGCACCAAGACGCGTTCCGAGGTTGCCGGCTCGACCCGGAAGCTGTTCCGCCAGAAAGGTACCGGTGAAGCACGTGCCGGATCCAGGAACAGTGGTCTGCGTCCCGGCGGCGGTGTTATGTTCGGCCCCAAGCCGCGCGACTATTCCAAAGCGTTGCCCAAGAAGATGCGTCAGCTGGCCATCCGGTGCATGTTGTCCGATAAAGTTAATACTGGCGGCCTGAAGGTTGTGGAAGCCATCGAACTCGATACTCCCCGCACCAAGGAAATTGCGGCCATATTAACCACTTTAGAGATGACCACCTCAGCTATGATCGCCACCGCCGGCGCCGATGCCAAGGTGATCATGGCCGCCCGAAACCTGCCCAAGGTTAAAACCACTCCGGCCAACCAGCTGAATGTGGTCGATCTGCTGAAATACGAAAAGCTCCTCATGACGGAGCAGGCCCTCGAAGTTGTCCAGAAACTCTGGGGCTCCGAGACCGCTTAA
- the rplW gene encoding 50S ribosomal protein L23, whose protein sequence is MNLLEVLRRPLITEKTARLQDTGKYVFEVSDGATKPQIKAAVELAFKVKVTAVNIIRVKGKMRRMGKGLFLTPDWKKALVTLKPGDKIELFEGV, encoded by the coding sequence ATGAATTTATTAGAAGTTTTACGCCGGCCGCTGATCACCGAAAAAACCGCCCGCCTGCAGGATACCGGAAAGTATGTCTTCGAGGTTTCCGATGGAGCCACCAAACCGCAGATCAAGGCAGCGGTGGAATTGGCCTTCAAGGTGAAGGTGACCGCGGTCAACATAATCCGGGTCAAAGGTAAGATGCGGCGCATGGGCAAGGGACTGTTCCTTACTCCCGACTGGAAAAAAGCGCTGGTTACTCTAAAGCCCGGCGACAAGATTGAGTTGTTCGAAGGGGTCTAA